A genomic window from bacterium includes:
- a CDS encoding MFS transporter, whose protein sequence is MTVEMAGHDWTALISARGVRMFGFGFLSVGLALYLSAIGYSSVAIGLLFTVALAGSAVTSTAMSFLVDRWGRRRMLMAAAAAMAVTGVGLATQTSFGVILALAALGGLSPTGQEVGPFQPIEQAILSRSTGAPRVLSYAWYNLAGTLAAAFGALAAGLVPAALEAGGWPPLAAQRAAAWAFAGCGAALAILYTTLSRAVEAPPGAAHRDAGRGLRRSRRIVLGLTGLFAADALAGGLVVQSLVALWFHERFGVDLKSLGMLFFGANLLAAVSYLPAAWLAGRLGLLNTAVFTHLPSNILLAFVPLMPTWPLAATVLLARQALASMDVPTRQAYTMAIVTPGERAAAAGLTNAIRPAATSLAPILSGAALATAASGLPFFLAGGIKAAYDLALWLVFRRVPLESATESTRGVPGK, encoded by the coding sequence ATGACCGTCGAGATGGCGGGGCACGACTGGACGGCGCTCATTTCCGCGCGCGGCGTGCGGATGTTTGGGTTCGGGTTTCTCTCCGTAGGGCTCGCGCTGTACCTCTCGGCGATCGGCTACTCGTCCGTCGCGATCGGCCTGCTCTTCACGGTCGCGCTCGCCGGCAGCGCGGTGACGTCAACGGCGATGTCATTCCTCGTCGACCGCTGGGGACGGCGCCGGATGCTCATGGCCGCCGCGGCCGCCATGGCCGTGACCGGCGTCGGTTTGGCAACGCAGACCTCGTTCGGCGTCATCCTGGCGCTCGCCGCGCTCGGAGGGTTAAGCCCGACGGGGCAGGAGGTCGGGCCGTTTCAGCCGATCGAGCAGGCGATCCTGTCGCGCTCCACCGGCGCGCCGCGGGTGCTGTCCTACGCCTGGTACAATCTGGCCGGAACGCTGGCCGCCGCGTTCGGCGCGCTGGCCGCGGGACTCGTGCCGGCCGCTCTCGAGGCGGGGGGGTGGCCGCCGCTCGCGGCGCAGCGCGCGGCCGCCTGGGCATTCGCCGGGTGCGGCGCCGCGCTGGCCATCCTGTACACGACACTGTCGCGCGCCGTCGAAGCGCCGCCCGGTGCCGCGCACCGTGACGCCGGCCGCGGGTTGCGGCGGTCGCGCCGGATCGTCCTTGGGCTCACGGGGCTCTTCGCCGCCGATGCGCTGGCCGGCGGTCTCGTCGTGCAGAGCCTTGTCGCCCTGTGGTTTCACGAGCGGTTCGGCGTCGATCTGAAGAGCCTCGGCATGCTCTTCTTCGGCGCGAACCTGCTCGCCGCGGTCTCTTACCTGCCCGCGGCCTGGCTCGCCGGCCGGCTGGGGTTGCTCAACACGGCCGTCTTCACGCATCTGCCGTCCAACATCCTCCTGGCATTCGTCCCGTTGATGCCGACGTGGCCGTTGGCCGCGACGGTCCTGCTCGCGCGACAGGCGCTCGCCAGCATGGACGTCCCCACGCGCCAGGCGTACACGATGGCCATCGTCACGCCCGGGGAGCGCGCCGCGGCGGCGGGACTCACGAACGCGATCCGGCCCGCCGCGACGAGTCTGGCCCCGATTCTCTCCGGCGCGGCGCTTGCGACCGCCGCGAGCGGGCTGCCGTTTTTCCTCGCCGGCGGCATCAAAGCGGCATACGACCTGGCCCTGTGGCTCGTGTTCCGCCGCGTGCCGCTGGAGTCCGCGACCGAATCGACGCGGGGAGTCCCGGGGAAGTGA
- a CDS encoding ABC transporter permease gives MLRYLGRRLWQMIPILFGVSLGTFVFLHAIPGDPARLLAGPDATQEDVGAVRARLGLDQPLPLQYVYFLRDAVRGDFGRSFRSGVPAAGVVAEHFAPTLWLSLSATLLATMAGLAVGVLQALRRNSMLDYATTVVSVAGISTPSFFLGLLLIYLFSVHFRWFPTGGMEAGVRSLVLPAVTLGAAAAASVARFSRSSLLEVTGEDFVRTARAKGVREPTVLLHHTLRNALIPVVTIVGLQFGFLISGAIIVETVFSWPGLGWLLIQSIGFRDYPVLTAEILVFSLEFLAINLIVDVLYAALDPRVSYA, from the coding sequence ATGCTGCGGTATCTCGGCCGGCGGCTGTGGCAAATGATCCCGATTCTGTTCGGGGTCTCGCTGGGAACGTTTGTGTTCCTGCACGCAATCCCCGGAGATCCCGCACGGCTGCTGGCCGGGCCCGATGCGACGCAAGAGGATGTCGGGGCGGTCCGGGCGCGGCTGGGATTGGACCAGCCGCTTCCACTGCAGTACGTGTACTTTCTTCGCGATGCGGTCCGCGGCGATTTCGGGCGATCGTTCCGAAGCGGCGTTCCGGCGGCCGGCGTCGTCGCGGAACACTTCGCGCCGACCCTGTGGCTGTCGCTCTCCGCGACGCTGCTCGCCACGATGGCCGGGCTCGCCGTCGGGGTCCTGCAGGCCCTGCGCCGGAACTCCATGCTCGACTACGCGACCACGGTGGTCTCGGTCGCGGGCATCAGCACCCCCTCGTTTTTCCTGGGATTGCTGCTGATCTACCTGTTCTCCGTGCATTTCCGATGGTTCCCAACCGGCGGCATGGAGGCCGGCGTCCGCAGCCTCGTACTGCCCGCGGTGACCCTCGGTGCCGCTGCGGCGGCGTCGGTCGCGCGCTTCTCGCGCAGCAGTCTCCTCGAGGTGACCGGCGAGGATTTCGTGCGCACGGCCCGGGCGAAGGGCGTGCGCGAGCCGACGGTGCTGCTGCACCATACTTTGAGGAACGCGCTCATCCCCGTCGTGACGATCGTCGGCCTGCAGTTCGGATTCCTGATCAGCGGGGCGATCATCGTCGAGACCGTCTTCTCCTGGCCGGGTCTCGGCTGGCTGCTCATCCAGTCGATCGGCTTCCGGGACTACCCCGTCCTCACGGCCGAGATCCTCGTGTTTTCGCTGGAGTTCCTCGCGATCAATCTGATCGTCGACGTGCTGTACGCGGCGCTCGACCCGCGGGTCAGCTATGCCTGA
- a CDS encoding chromate resistance protein ChrB domain-containing protein, with amino-acid sequence MTWLVFSYSLPSKARSSPRVAVWRRLRALGAVSPKGGVYVLPGRPDCMEAFQWLAQEVEDAKGEALLMHVDRFEGMTDAALVTLFQEARRTDYEALDARVAELQRSLRHRGAAGDAREALAKLRREHTDLARIDFFESADAAAVAAKLDRLERTLTPARADGRVEPAAIAAYRAARWVTRPRPHVDRLACVWLIRRFVNPRAIVRYAATPEPDEIAFDMPGARFGHHGNRCTFETMTRTFDLDDAGVRAIGEIVHEIDLRDGRYARPEIAGVDAILRGWGGLADTEREAHGVALFEGLYASLGPTPGRSRQRRRG; translated from the coding sequence GTGACCTGGCTCGTCTTCTCCTACTCGCTTCCATCGAAAGCGCGGTCGAGTCCCCGGGTGGCCGTCTGGCGGCGGCTCCGCGCCCTCGGGGCCGTGTCGCCGAAGGGCGGCGTCTATGTGCTGCCCGGCCGGCCCGATTGTATGGAGGCATTCCAGTGGCTGGCCCAGGAGGTCGAAGACGCGAAGGGCGAGGCGCTGCTGATGCACGTCGACCGATTCGAGGGGATGACGGACGCGGCGCTCGTGACGCTGTTCCAGGAGGCCCGGCGCACGGACTACGAAGCGCTCGACGCCCGCGTCGCGGAGCTCCAACGATCCCTTCGACACAGGGGCGCCGCCGGGGACGCCCGCGAGGCCCTGGCGAAACTCCGGCGCGAGCACACGGATCTCGCGCGGATCGACTTCTTCGAGTCGGCGGACGCGGCGGCCGTGGCCGCGAAACTCGACCGTCTCGAGCGCACGCTCACGCCGGCGCGCGCCGACGGCCGCGTCGAGCCGGCCGCGATCGCAGCCTACCGCGCCGCGCGGTGGGTGACCCGGCCGCGCCCGCACGTCGATCGGCTCGCGTGCGTGTGGCTGATTCGACGCTTCGTCAACCCGCGCGCCATCGTCCGGTACGCGGCGACCCCGGAGCCGGACGAGATCGCGTTCGATATGCCGGGCGCAAGGTTCGGACACCACGGCAACCGGTGCACGTTCGAAACGATGACGCGCACCTTCGACTTGGACGACGCGGGCGTCCGCGCGATCGGGGAGATCGTCCACGAAATCGACCTGCGCGACGGACGGTACGCGCGGCCCGAGATCGCCGGGGTCGACGCCATCTTGCGCGGATGGGGCGGTCTCGCGGATACCGAGCGCGAAGCCCACGGCGTCGCGCTGTTCGAAGGCTTGTACGCATCGCTCGGGCCCACGCCGGGCCGGTCCCGCCAGCGGAGGCGCGGATGA
- a CDS encoding ABC transporter permease has product MPEAAVLVGAPAGRARVRHRSWTRFLRRRTAVAGGFLALIFLGAMAGAGWIAPYPPTAVDYDHTLAPPSPAHPAGTDDFGRDILTRLIYGSRYSLGMGLGATCIGAVAGASWGIASAFYGGVIDNVSMRIVDVMLAFPGILLAIAIVAVLGVGMVNVIIAVGVYTVPTFARLVRGPVMAALNQEFVHAARAVGAGNARIMFRHLLPVALPSIIVYVTLRIGTAVLTAGSLSFLGLGVQPPTPEWGAMLAGARLFLNVAPHMVIAPGVAISLAVLGFNLLGDGMRDALDPRLRD; this is encoded by the coding sequence ATGCCTGAGGCGGCGGTCCTGGTCGGCGCCCCGGCGGGGCGGGCCCGCGTCCGCCATCGTTCCTGGACGCGATTCCTGCGCCGGCGCACCGCGGTCGCCGGCGGCTTCCTCGCGCTGATTTTCCTCGGCGCGATGGCCGGCGCGGGATGGATCGCGCCGTATCCGCCGACAGCGGTGGACTACGACCACACGCTGGCGCCGCCGTCACCCGCCCATCCGGCCGGGACGGATGACTTCGGGCGCGACATTCTCACCCGGTTGATCTATGGATCCCGCTATTCGCTCGGGATGGGGCTCGGGGCCACGTGCATCGGCGCGGTGGCGGGCGCCTCGTGGGGCATCGCCAGCGCGTTCTACGGCGGAGTCATCGACAATGTGTCGATGCGGATCGTCGACGTGATGCTGGCCTTTCCCGGGATCTTGCTCGCCATCGCCATCGTCGCGGTGCTCGGCGTGGGCATGGTTAACGTGATCATCGCCGTCGGCGTGTACACCGTCCCGACGTTTGCGCGGCTCGTCCGCGGTCCGGTCATGGCCGCCCTCAATCAGGAGTTTGTCCACGCCGCGCGGGCGGTCGGCGCCGGCAACGCCCGGATCATGTTCCGGCATCTGCTCCCGGTCGCCCTGCCGTCGATCATCGTGTACGTCACGCTGCGGATCGGGACCGCGGTCCTGACCGCCGGCTCGCTGAGCTTCCTCGGCCTCGGGGTGCAGCCGCCGACGCCCGAATGGGGTGCGATGCTGGCCGGCGCGCGCCTGTTCCTCAATGTCGCGCCGCACATGGTCATCGCGCCGGGCGTCGCCATTTCGCTCGCCGTCCTCGGATTCAATCTGCTCGGCGACGGGATGCGGGACGCGCTCGACCCGCGGCTGCGGGACTGA
- a CDS encoding bifunctional YncE family protein/alkaline phosphatase family protein, whose product MKPRCAIERRRLRWALPSAAAVVMALAVLGVGQPRTPGPRGEEGVTPGNWTLTPAGVQVPIGDRPLGAALSPDGGYLAVTNDGAGVQSIALLDTASRRVVQTVPYHTPEGLFVGVTWSPDGRRLFASAGGNNRVRAYDVRNGLLVEGPSIMMGEPSAKVYPAGLAMTADGRTLLVVENLANRLAAVDPASGAVGATAATGRLPYAVAILGDKAYVSNWGAGSVTAVRLPSLAPAATIAVGLHPAALAADPARARLYVANTDDDTVSVIDTRTDRVIATPSLAPYRGAPEGSVPDGLAVSPDGRRLFVANAGNNDVAVVDLTRPAPAVLGLIPTAWYPTTVTLSHDGQTLFITNAKGLGAGPNPRGPVPTRGPAEASEQYIAQMITGTVAIVPVPAQADLDVLTAHVVRNNGVNEAAARLGGGAATAAAHAIPRRVGEPSLIKHVIYVIKENRTYDQVLGDLPGGDGDARLTLFGRDVAPNHHRLAEAFVLLDHFYADAEVSADGHNWSTAGMTNDYVQKNWPATYSNRGRGYDYEGGEPAAYPRGGFLWDAATRAGVTYRVYGEFTEFMQYPSRGTMAALERHVAPTYHGWDLHVPDQTRIDEWLAEFRGFERGGALPQLTIMRLPNDHTAGTRRGYPTPQAMVADNDLALGRLVEAVGRSRFWKDTLIIAVEDDAQDGPDHIDAHRTVALLAGAYVRRHAVDHTFYSTASLLRTIDLILGIPSTTQYELAATPLLGAITDTPVPYRYAAARPRQSLTAMNPPDAPGAAASSRLDLRRADETPPGVLDRILWQAVKGPIPLPRTPYEIR is encoded by the coding sequence ATGAAGCCGCGTTGCGCCATCGAGAGACGCCGGCTGCGGTGGGCGCTTCCCTCCGCCGCCGCGGTGGTCATGGCGCTGGCCGTCCTCGGGGTGGGACAGCCGCGGACGCCGGGGCCGAGGGGGGAGGAAGGCGTCACCCCCGGCAACTGGACGCTGACGCCGGCCGGCGTGCAGGTGCCGATCGGCGACCGGCCGCTGGGCGCGGCCTTGAGCCCGGACGGGGGATACCTGGCGGTGACGAACGACGGCGCCGGTGTGCAGTCGATCGCCCTCCTCGACACCGCATCACGCAGGGTCGTGCAGACGGTCCCCTACCATACCCCGGAGGGGCTGTTCGTCGGCGTCACGTGGAGCCCTGACGGACGGCGGCTGTTTGCCTCGGCCGGCGGCAACAACCGTGTCCGGGCGTACGACGTTCGCAACGGTCTCCTCGTCGAGGGGCCGTCGATCATGATGGGCGAGCCATCCGCCAAAGTGTATCCCGCGGGGCTGGCCATGACGGCGGACGGCCGCACGCTCCTCGTCGTGGAAAACCTGGCGAACCGCCTGGCGGCCGTCGATCCCGCCTCCGGCGCGGTCGGCGCGACCGCCGCCACCGGCCGGCTGCCGTACGCGGTCGCCATCCTCGGCGACAAGGCATACGTGAGCAACTGGGGCGCGGGAAGCGTGACCGCGGTGCGGCTGCCGTCGCTTGCGCCCGCCGCCACGATTGCGGTCGGCCTGCACCCGGCGGCGCTGGCCGCCGACCCCGCCCGGGCGCGCCTCTACGTCGCGAACACGGACGACGACACCGTCTCGGTGATCGACACGCGCACCGACCGGGTGATCGCGACGCCGTCGCTCGCCCCGTATCGCGGCGCCCCGGAGGGGAGCGTCCCGGACGGTCTCGCGGTGAGCCCCGACGGCCGGCGCCTCTTCGTCGCGAACGCCGGCAACAACGACGTCGCGGTCGTGGATCTGACGCGGCCGGCGCCCGCGGTCCTCGGCCTCATCCCCACCGCCTGGTATCCGACGACCGTCACGCTCTCGCACGACGGCCAAACGCTGTTCATCACCAACGCGAAGGGACTCGGCGCCGGGCCGAACCCGCGAGGGCCGGTTCCCACCCGCGGGCCGGCCGAGGCCTCCGAGCAATACATCGCCCAGATGATCACCGGCACGGTGGCGATCGTGCCCGTCCCCGCGCAGGCGGACCTCGACGTCCTGACGGCTCACGTCGTGCGGAACAACGGCGTCAACGAGGCGGCGGCCCGGCTCGGGGGCGGCGCCGCGACCGCGGCGGCGCACGCCATTCCGCGGCGGGTCGGCGAGCCGTCGTTGATCAAGCACGTGATCTACGTGATCAAGGAAAACCGCACGTACGACCAGGTACTCGGCGATCTCCCCGGGGGCGACGGCGACGCGCGCCTCACGCTGTTCGGACGCGACGTCGCGCCGAACCATCATCGGCTGGCCGAGGCGTTCGTCTTGCTCGACCACTTTTACGCGGACGCCGAGGTGAGCGCCGATGGGCACAACTGGTCGACCGCCGGGATGACGAACGACTACGTGCAGAAGAACTGGCCGGCGACGTATTCGAATCGGGGCCGCGGGTACGATTACGAGGGCGGCGAGCCGGCCGCCTACCCCCGGGGCGGCTTTCTGTGGGACGCCGCCACGCGGGCCGGCGTGACCTACCGGGTCTACGGAGAGTTCACGGAATTCATGCAGTATCCGAGCCGCGGGACGATGGCCGCGCTCGAGCGCCACGTCGCCCCGACCTACCACGGCTGGGACCTTCACGTGCCGGACCAGACCCGGATCGACGAGTGGCTCGCGGAGTTCCGCGGGTTCGAGCGCGGCGGCGCGCTGCCGCAGTTGACAATCATGCGCCTGCCCAACGACCACACCGCGGGCACCCGGCGCGGCTACCCGACCCCGCAGGCCATGGTGGCCGACAACGACCTGGCACTCGGCCGCCTCGTGGAGGCCGTCGGCCGCTCACGGTTCTGGAAGGACACCCTCATCATCGCCGTGGAGGACGACGCGCAGGACGGTCCCGACCATATCGACGCGCACCGCACCGTCGCCCTGCTGGCCGGCGCCTATGTGCGCCGGCACGCGGTCGATCACACCTTCTACAGCACGGCGTCGCTGCTCCGGACGATCGACTTGATTCTCGGGATCCCGTCGACGACGCAGTACGAGCTGGCCGCGACCCCGCTCCTCGGCGCGATCACCGACACGCCGGTCCCGTACCGGTACGCCGCCGCGCGTCCGCGCCAGTCCCTGACCGCGATGAACCCGCCGGACGCGCCGGGCGCCGCGGCGTCGTCGCGCCTCGACCTCCGCCGCGCGGACGAGACGCCGCCCGGGGTGCTCGACCGGATCCTCTGGCAGGCCGTCAAAGGGCCCATCCCGCTGCCGCGCACGCCGTACGAGATTCGTTGA
- a CDS encoding YncE family protein: MALTPAGAIPLPSHPSGGFDHGDVHLETGLVFLAHTATGTVEIIDGERGIHRGTIPGCPAASGVLCAQTERLVFAAARGAGKVLVVMAASGAVTAEIVVGPNPNGLAWDPRRHRLLVADVQDFRARLVDPGAGSIVAGGELPGRPRWCVYDSDGDRFLVNIREPACIAVLDADTAATRERWPVSSPGPHGLDLDVEHGRALVACDGGNVLALDLKTGRELAGVVIPGQPDAIWYNADRSCVYVAIGQPGILAVIDTRAMAIGQEIATEAGAHTTAFDRTRQRLYVFLPGSCRAAVYEESRE; this comes from the coding sequence GTGGCGCTGACCCCGGCCGGAGCGATCCCCCTGCCGTCCCATCCGTCGGGGGGCTTCGATCACGGCGACGTGCATCTCGAGACGGGGCTGGTGTTCCTCGCGCATACGGCGACGGGAACCGTCGAAATCATCGACGGAGAGCGCGGGATCCATCGTGGCACGATTCCGGGCTGCCCGGCGGCGAGCGGCGTGCTGTGCGCGCAGACGGAGCGGCTCGTCTTCGCGGCGGCCCGAGGAGCGGGGAAGGTGCTCGTCGTGATGGCGGCTTCGGGGGCCGTGACCGCTGAAATCGTCGTGGGACCGAACCCGAACGGCCTGGCATGGGACCCACGCCGCCACCGGCTCTTGGTCGCCGACGTTCAGGACTTTCGCGCCCGGCTCGTCGATCCCGGCGCGGGGTCGATCGTCGCCGGCGGGGAATTACCGGGCAGACCCCGCTGGTGCGTCTACGATTCGGACGGGGACCGATTCCTGGTCAACATCCGGGAACCCGCCTGCATCGCCGTCCTGGATGCGGACACGGCGGCAACGCGGGAGCGGTGGCCGGTGTCCTCGCCCGGTCCTCACGGTCTCGACCTCGACGTGGAACACGGCCGGGCGCTCGTCGCCTGCGACGGCGGCAACGTCCTGGCGCTCGACCTCAAGACCGGCCGGGAACTTGCCGGCGTCGTGATCCCGGGGCAACCGGACGCGATTTGGTACAACGCCGACCGGTCTTGCGTGTATGTCGCGATCGGCCAACCGGGCATCCTCGCCGTCATCGACACCCGAGCGATGGCGATCGGCCAAGAAATCGCCACGGAGGCGGGCGCGCATACGACCGCCTTCGACCGCACGCGGCAGCGGCTCTACGTGTTCCTTCCCGGCAGCTGCCGGGCGGCCGTGTACGAGGAGAGCCGCGAATGA
- the chrA gene encoding chromate efflux transporter has product MSRSDTGRRVPVRDLVLYYLRLGAIGFGGPVALVGQMEKELVGERRWLTREEFREGVAVCQSLPGPLAIQVGIFISYIRGGVWGAWAGGWAFILPNFLFVAALGALYVHFGDLSPVRGIFYGVSPAVIALILYSCHRLARLGMEDRLQWVIAAGCFIVTVAVQAEVAVLFIVAGAIGIAYYGTLLRRRSAAAGLPLLAGVPAKIGAVAAPAAPTLGRLLIFFLKAGSLTFGSGLVIVPFLEKGLVQQTGWLNAPQFLVAVAMGMLSPGPVVITATFVGYLVAGFWGSVLSTIGIFLPSFLLVLIVAPILIRHRENPDIQGFVKGAYAAAIGTILGAGLLLARIAIGDWLTALVAIVSLVALVRWKVSNLLLVAVTAVIGLIGYELLKPTWVFVK; this is encoded by the coding sequence ATGAGTCGGAGCGACACGGGCCGCCGAGTTCCGGTTCGGGATCTCGTCCTATATTATCTCCGCCTCGGCGCGATCGGCTTCGGCGGACCCGTGGCCCTCGTCGGCCAGATGGAGAAAGAGCTCGTCGGGGAGCGGCGGTGGCTGACGCGGGAAGAATTTCGCGAGGGCGTCGCCGTGTGCCAGTCTCTGCCCGGCCCGCTCGCCATCCAGGTGGGCATCTTCATTTCCTACATTCGAGGCGGAGTCTGGGGCGCGTGGGCGGGAGGCTGGGCCTTCATCCTCCCCAACTTTCTCTTCGTGGCCGCGCTCGGCGCTCTCTATGTTCACTTCGGCGATCTCTCGCCGGTCAGAGGGATCTTCTACGGGGTAAGCCCGGCCGTGATCGCGCTCATCTTGTATTCGTGCCACCGCTTGGCCAGGCTGGGCATGGAGGATCGCCTGCAGTGGGTCATCGCCGCGGGGTGTTTCATCGTCACGGTTGCGGTGCAGGCCGAAGTCGCGGTCCTGTTCATCGTCGCGGGCGCGATCGGCATCGCGTATTACGGAACGCTCCTCCGCCGGCGGTCGGCGGCAGCCGGCCTTCCGCTGCTCGCCGGCGTTCCCGCGAAGATCGGCGCCGTCGCGGCTCCGGCGGCCCCGACCCTTGGCCGGTTGCTCATCTTCTTCTTGAAGGCCGGGAGCCTCACGTTCGGGAGCGGGCTCGTGATCGTGCCCTTCCTCGAGAAGGGATTGGTCCAGCAGACCGGCTGGCTTAACGCACCGCAGTTCCTCGTCGCGGTCGCGATGGGCATGCTGAGCCCCGGACCGGTCGTCATCACGGCGACGTTCGTCGGCTATCTGGTGGCGGGCTTCTGGGGGTCCGTGCTCTCCACCATCGGGATCTTCCTTCCGTCGTTCCTCCTCGTCCTCATCGTGGCCCCGATTCTGATCCGCCACCGCGAGAACCCCGACATCCAGGGCTTCGTGAAGGGCGCCTACGCCGCGGCGATCGGCACGATCCTGGGCGCCGGCCTGCTGTTGGCGAGAATCGCGATCGGGGATTGGCTCACCGCCCTCGTCGCGATCGTGAGCCTTGTCGCGCTCGTGCGCTGGAAGGTGAGCAACCTGCTCCTCGTGGCGGTCACGGCGGTTATCGGGTTGATCGGGTATGAGCTGCTCAAACCAACGTGGGTCTTTGTCAAGTGA
- a CDS encoding glutathione ABC transporter substrate-binding protein — protein sequence MMMRRLFALLLVALTAAWVLAPSRSPARAQEARTVTVALYADAVTLDPEDTNDNLSFSIERSTYDGLVGFTPDMKLKPELATSWEASPDATVFTFHLRHGVKFQDGTPLNAQAVKINFDRARDANHKLRRYSLYQNIGSVDAVGDDTVRFTLKEPFGAMLYNFAHPASRIISPAAIAQGEPYIARHMVGTGPYKFVSWTPGQQVVLERNPSYWEKGQPKADRIVFRLIPEDASRIAALLSGEAQFAFPVPGVQVDAVSHAQGVRVQKSWSIYAFYVAMNTQQDPFTKLQVRQALNYAVDKNAVIRVVLRGYGRPLDGPITPGVIGYSPVQKGGWPHDVTKAKQLLSEAGLPNGFTATLWLGQQTETNRVAELIQQNLSQVGVKINLQPMEAGTLSASRFKPLSDNQSQLNLAGWSPSTGDADWGLRPLFYGESWPPTLFNLSFYKNPQVDALIGAALTTADQHRRDLTYVQVMKLIWADAPWIFLYNSQNLAGIRDNVSGVYALPDGTVDVRGAAIR from the coding sequence ATGATGATGAGGCGGCTGTTCGCCCTGCTCCTTGTCGCCCTGACCGCGGCGTGGGTTCTCGCGCCGTCCCGGTCCCCGGCACGCGCGCAGGAGGCCCGGACGGTGACCGTGGCACTGTACGCCGATGCGGTCACGCTGGACCCGGAAGATACCAACGACAATCTCTCGTTCTCGATCGAGCGGAGCACCTACGACGGGCTCGTCGGCTTCACGCCCGACATGAAACTCAAGCCGGAACTGGCCACGTCGTGGGAGGCGTCGCCCGACGCCACGGTCTTTACGTTCCATCTTCGCCACGGCGTCAAATTCCAGGACGGCACGCCGTTGAACGCCCAGGCCGTGAAGATCAACTTCGATCGGGCGCGCGATGCGAACCACAAGCTCCGCCGGTACAGCCTGTATCAGAACATCGGGTCCGTCGACGCGGTCGGCGATGATACCGTGCGGTTCACGCTCAAGGAGCCGTTCGGCGCGATGCTGTACAACTTCGCCCACCCCGCCAGCCGCATCATCAGCCCGGCGGCCATCGCCCAAGGGGAGCCGTACATCGCGCGCCACATGGTTGGGACGGGTCCGTACAAGTTTGTGAGCTGGACGCCCGGCCAGCAGGTCGTGCTCGAGCGCAACCCCTCCTACTGGGAGAAGGGGCAGCCCAAGGCGGACCGGATCGTGTTCCGGTTGATCCCGGAGGACGCCAGCCGGATCGCCGCCCTGCTGAGCGGCGAGGCGCAGTTTGCCTTCCCGGTACCCGGCGTGCAGGTGGACGCGGTCTCCCACGCGCAGGGGGTGCGCGTGCAGAAGAGCTGGAGCATCTACGCGTTCTACGTCGCCATGAACACACAGCAGGATCCGTTCACCAAGCTGCAGGTCCGCCAGGCGCTCAACTACGCGGTCGACAAGAACGCCGTCATCCGCGTCGTGCTGCGCGGCTACGGCCGGCCGCTGGACGGGCCCATCACGCCGGGCGTCATCGGGTACTCGCCGGTGCAGAAAGGCGGCTGGCCGCACGACGTGACGAAGGCGAAACAACTGCTAAGCGAGGCGGGATTGCCGAACGGCTTTACCGCGACGCTCTGGCTCGGCCAGCAGACGGAGACGAACCGCGTCGCGGAGCTGATCCAGCAGAATCTGTCGCAGGTCGGGGTGAAGATCAATCTGCAGCCGATGGAGGCCGGCACCCTGTCGGCGTCCCGGTTCAAGCCGCTCAGCGACAATCAGTCCCAGTTGAACCTCGCCGGCTGGTCGCCGTCCACCGGCGACGCCGACTGGGGGCTCCGTCCGCTCTTTTACGGCGAGTCGTGGCCGCCCACGCTGTTCAATCTTTCCTTCTACAAGAATCCGCAGGTCGACGCCCTGATCGGTGCGGCGCTCACGACCGCCGACCAGCACCGCCGGGATCTCACGTATGTGCAGGTGATGAAGCTGATCTGGGCCGACGCACCCTGGATCTTCCTATACAACAGTCAGAATCTCGCGGGGATCCGGGACAACGTGAGCGGTGTCTATGCGCTGCCGGATGGAACCGTCGACGTGCGGGGGGCGGCGATCCGGTAG
- a CDS encoding chromate resistance protein ChrB domain-containing protein, whose translation MKWITRKNANVDRVACPWLIRKFVDKDPVFIYAPADEVLAAAEREKAIPYDVKGVELGHVDGRCSFESIMVKYHLDDPALRKLATIVHGADVAADIAIVPEAAGLKAIAHGFALIHGDDDHEKIRLETPLYDALYAWCRREVAEER comes from the coding sequence GTGAAGTGGATCACGCGCAAGAACGCGAACGTCGACCGGGTCGCCTGTCCGTGGCTCATTCGCAAATTCGTCGACAAGGATCCCGTCTTCATCTACGCGCCCGCGGACGAGGTGCTGGCCGCGGCCGAGCGGGAGAAGGCCATTCCCTACGACGTCAAAGGCGTCGAACTCGGCCATGTCGACGGCCGGTGCAGCTTCGAATCCATCATGGTCAAGTACCATCTCGACGATCCGGCCCTGCGCAAACTGGCCACGATCGTCCATGGGGCGGACGTCGCCGCGGACATCGCCATCGTCCCCGAGGCGGCGGGCCTCAAGGCGATCGCGCACGGCTTTGCGCTGATTCACGGCGATGACGACCACGAGAAGATCCGCCTCGAGACGCCGCTGTACGACGCCTTGTACGCGTGGTGCCGGCGGGAAGTCGCGGAGGAACGGTAG